One window of the Archangium primigenium genome contains the following:
- the tssM gene encoding type VI secretion system membrane subunit TssM: MIVTLLAVLLLTLIWSAIFKLNLAPWMGLAATGVVIVFLVARIWLRRRSARAAAARKLEEDITAQAEEQARAVRPDLRPEIQAMKAEFSRAVASLKSSKLARGGRDALAVLPWYLMIGPPGTGKSTALRNSGLKFPYLSSRGGGAVRGVGGTRNCDWWLTNDAVFLDTAGRYTTGEEDRDEWMSFLDILARNRPGRPINGLVVTVSVTDLMDEDPQAAGALGQRIRERVDEVTSRLKVVVPIYVMLTKCDLIQGFVETFADLPRSERGQIWGFTVPLSAQREAPSELLLKRFDELTSVLEQRSLRRIGQERRLETRERIYQFPQRFDSLRKNVVEFIQPLFMESVFQDTPVLRGLYFTSGTQDVRMAEHQVPGAAAEVFGAHQRSAAERAEGRSFFLWDVFNKVMFQDQKLAVRSSIEEFRLRRQRYALTAASMATSVMLLLLPAVSYVENKALLRLLRDTITAVKLAATDDIGRVVELTPLQQQLKVLNTHRVEGAPFWMRLGMYQGDRLFELAQSFYNNQLKELLIGRQHDRIKQALQRLADNHDRHGAELNNDTYGRGFSDLKMYLLITQPHRVNEPGLDATHRSWLVWQIVNHWRGIRGAERDTKVENAIIQHAEMYIAMMAQDPEKLGFLRDDSVVRNARRVLNNTSLVELTLQQLQAEVEREYPDLTLVDMIGVVPEMKATQRVPGFYTKRPWEEVVKPRMDEAFRESQVWVLDRDSRTDEARLRVELRDLYYRKYIEAWERFLLSIRVAEPRSADETVRMLTSLTRGEPMPLGKLLKAVDYNVSLEKQPESQTVKEVSLKDRMVRKVEKAIRPPSQEELDKQQAGAEARAQEYSARSVGLHFRGVLAFEKDEYLTEDKKEKYTQLRDYKDNLLLALKLVRDVRDNPMEMGQLKAQLKKIQGEVAMTVNSREGDRALFSNLLLPPIENIVITTIQGETERKSQQWCEDIAGPHLSTLGNLYPFNRDSPVDASLNDIINFYRPKNNRVRDFVTTYLNNDIIHFGRNQRLSPGATGQYTERLPRFLERSEALGDALFMGDEAQPNVRFQIRIRAGTSPDASASEIASIKFIMDGTDMLYRNGPDNVWQRLIWPGQAGEAGAALQVFNAKGDMSELSQSGEWGLFRLLERAKSLEPSPDGRFFTATWEIEEFNGALVSVDIRPERLANPFFIANSDDMKFMQLFRDPYVLPPQGIDLSSKKGCAPPYTARVEP, translated from the coding sequence ATGATCGTCACCCTGCTCGCCGTGCTGCTTCTCACGCTGATCTGGAGCGCGATCTTCAAGCTGAACCTCGCCCCCTGGATGGGACTGGCCGCCACGGGAGTCGTCATCGTCTTCCTCGTCGCCCGGATCTGGCTGCGTCGCCGAAGCGCGCGCGCGGCGGCGGCCAGGAAGCTCGAGGAGGACATCACCGCCCAGGCCGAGGAGCAGGCCCGCGCGGTGCGCCCCGACCTGCGTCCCGAGATCCAGGCCATGAAGGCGGAGTTCTCGCGCGCGGTGGCCTCGCTCAAGAGCTCCAAGCTGGCACGCGGTGGCCGCGATGCGCTCGCGGTGCTGCCCTGGTACCTGATGATCGGACCGCCCGGAACGGGCAAGAGCACGGCCCTGCGCAACTCGGGGCTGAAGTTCCCCTACCTGTCCAGCCGAGGCGGGGGCGCCGTCCGGGGCGTGGGCGGCACGCGGAACTGCGACTGGTGGCTCACCAACGACGCCGTCTTCCTGGACACGGCGGGACGTTATACGACGGGCGAGGAGGATCGGGACGAGTGGATGTCCTTCCTCGACATCCTGGCGCGCAACCGGCCTGGCCGGCCCATCAACGGGCTCGTGGTCACGGTGAGCGTCACGGACCTGATGGACGAGGACCCCCAGGCCGCGGGAGCGCTGGGTCAGCGCATCCGCGAGCGCGTGGATGAAGTCACCAGCCGGCTCAAGGTGGTGGTGCCCATCTACGTGATGCTCACCAAGTGCGACCTGATCCAGGGCTTCGTGGAGACGTTCGCGGACCTGCCCCGCTCCGAGCGGGGTCAGATCTGGGGCTTCACCGTGCCCCTGTCGGCCCAGCGGGAAGCCCCCTCGGAGCTGCTGCTCAAGCGCTTCGACGAGCTGACCTCGGTGCTGGAGCAGCGCTCGCTCCGGCGCATTGGCCAGGAGCGCCGGTTGGAGACGCGCGAGCGCATCTATCAGTTCCCCCAGCGCTTCGACTCCCTGCGCAAGAACGTGGTGGAGTTCATCCAGCCCTTGTTCATGGAGAGCGTGTTCCAGGACACGCCCGTGCTGCGCGGGCTCTATTTCACCAGCGGGACACAAGACGTCCGCATGGCGGAGCACCAGGTGCCTGGCGCCGCGGCCGAGGTCTTCGGGGCCCACCAGCGTTCGGCGGCGGAGCGGGCCGAGGGACGCAGCTTCTTTCTCTGGGACGTCTTCAACAAGGTGATGTTCCAGGACCAGAAGCTCGCGGTGCGCAGCTCCATCGAGGAGTTCCGCCTGCGCCGACAGCGCTACGCGCTCACCGCCGCGAGCATGGCCACGTCCGTCATGCTCCTTCTGCTCCCCGCAGTGTCTTACGTGGAGAACAAGGCACTCTTGCGCCTGCTGCGCGACACCATTACCGCGGTGAAGCTCGCCGCCACGGACGACATTGGCCGGGTGGTGGAGCTGACGCCCTTGCAGCAACAGCTCAAGGTGCTCAACACGCACCGAGTGGAAGGCGCCCCCTTCTGGATGCGACTGGGCATGTACCAGGGAGATCGCCTCTTCGAGCTGGCACAGTCCTTCTACAACAATCAGCTCAAGGAGTTGTTGATCGGCCGCCAGCACGATCGCATCAAGCAGGCCCTCCAGCGCCTCGCCGACAACCACGACCGGCACGGAGCGGAACTCAACAACGATACGTACGGCCGGGGATTCAGCGATCTGAAGATGTACCTGCTCATCACCCAGCCCCACCGCGTGAATGAACCCGGACTCGATGCCACCCACCGGTCCTGGCTGGTCTGGCAGATCGTCAACCACTGGCGGGGCATCCGGGGCGCGGAGCGGGACACCAAGGTGGAAAACGCCATCATCCAGCACGCGGAGATGTACATCGCGATGATGGCCCAGGACCCCGAGAAGCTCGGCTTTCTTCGGGACGACAGCGTGGTCCGCAACGCGCGCCGGGTGCTCAACAATACATCCCTGGTGGAGCTCACCCTCCAGCAGCTCCAGGCCGAGGTCGAGCGGGAATACCCGGATTTGACCTTGGTGGACATGATCGGTGTGGTGCCTGAAATGAAGGCCACACAGCGCGTGCCCGGATTCTACACGAAGCGCCCGTGGGAGGAGGTGGTCAAACCACGCATGGATGAGGCCTTCCGTGAGTCCCAGGTCTGGGTCCTCGACCGCGACTCGAGAACAGACGAGGCCCGGCTGCGCGTCGAGCTGCGGGACCTCTACTACCGAAAGTACATCGAGGCGTGGGAACGGTTCCTGTTGTCCATCCGGGTCGCGGAACCGAGAAGCGCTGACGAGACCGTGCGGATGCTCACCAGCCTCACCCGAGGGGAGCCGATGCCCCTGGGCAAGCTCCTGAAGGCCGTGGATTACAACGTCAGTCTGGAAAAGCAGCCGGAGAGCCAGACGGTCAAGGAGGTCTCCCTCAAGGATCGAATGGTCCGCAAGGTCGAGAAGGCGATCCGTCCCCCCTCCCAGGAAGAACTCGACAAACAGCAAGCGGGGGCAGAAGCAAGAGCACAGGAGTACTCAGCCCGCAGCGTGGGCCTGCACTTCCGTGGCGTACTCGCTTTCGAGAAAGACGAGTACCTCACCGAGGACAAGAAAGAAAAATACACCCAGCTCAGGGACTACAAAGACAACCTCCTGCTGGCACTCAAGCTCGTGCGCGACGTGCGAGACAACCCCATGGAGATGGGCCAACTGAAGGCGCAGCTCAAGAAGATCCAAGGGGAAGTCGCGATGACCGTCAATAGCCGGGAAGGCGACCGCGCCCTGTTCTCGAACCTGTTGTTGCCCCCCATCGAGAACATCGTGATCACCACCATCCAGGGCGAGACCGAGAGAAAGAGCCAGCAGTGGTGCGAGGACATCGCGGGTCCCCACCTGAGCACGCTGGGCAACCTCTATCCCTTCAACAGAGACTCGCCCGTCGATGCCTCCCTGAACGACATCATCAACTTCTACCGGCCGAAGAACAATCGGGTGCGGGACTTCGTGACCACGTACCTGAACAACGACATCATCCATTTCGGGCGGAACCAAAGGCTGTCCCCCGGTGCCACGGGACAATACACGGAGAGACTGCCTCGTTTCCTGGAGCGGAGCGAGGCCCTGGGCGATGCGCTGTTCATGGGGGATGAAGCCCAACCGAACGTCAGGTTCCAGATCCGCATTCGGGCGGGGACCTCACCGGATGCCTCCGCGTCGGAGATCGCCTCCATCAAGTTCATCATGGACGGCACGGACATGCTCTACCGCAATGGTCCCGACAACGTCTGGCAGCGGCTCATCTGGCCCGGACAAGCGGGAGAAGCGGGTGCGGCCCTGCAGGTCTTCAACGCCAAGGGCGACATGTCGGAGCTCAGCCAGTCCGGCGAGTGGGGCCTGTTCCGGCTGCTCGAGCGCGCGAAGAGCCTCGAGCCCAGCCCGGATGGGCGCTTCTTCACCGCGACCTGGGAGATCGAGGAGTTCAACGGTGCCCTGGTGTCCGTCGACATCCGTCCGGAGCGTCTGGCGAATCCCTTCTTCATCGCGAACAGCGACGACATGAAGTTCATGCAGCTGTTCCGCGACCCCTACGTCCTTCCGCCCCAGGGAATCGACCTGAGCTCCAAGAAGGGCTGTGCACCGCCCTACACGGCCCGCGTGGAGCCCTGA
- a CDS encoding DotU family type IV/VI secretion system protein: MDRVNEATKDCFDVLIQLRQKEPGQVPPPEKLNHSLRGVVDEVLRRAAVLGFGHQEAQDMAYALVALLDETVLGKSDQYRQFWSSNPLQLHYFNENVAGDGFFTRLNRLRKDAHGTEVLRVYYLCMLFGFQGRYRIRGGELELLTLIDTVQKELERASPFDFDTLAPHGERPSESLSSVKQRASLLNMSLASVGLALLVYGGFLLSLDRIAASELREIERHVDALTQVKSPSEEKP, from the coding sequence ATGGATCGTGTCAACGAAGCCACGAAGGACTGCTTCGATGTCCTCATTCAACTCCGGCAGAAGGAGCCGGGTCAGGTCCCCCCGCCGGAAAAGCTGAACCACAGCCTCCGGGGCGTGGTGGATGAGGTGCTCCGGCGCGCCGCGGTGCTCGGCTTCGGGCACCAGGAAGCCCAGGACATGGCCTATGCCCTGGTCGCGCTCCTGGACGAGACGGTGCTCGGCAAGTCCGATCAGTACCGGCAATTCTGGAGCAGCAATCCCCTGCAGTTGCACTACTTCAACGAGAACGTGGCGGGGGATGGCTTCTTCACCCGGCTCAACCGGCTGCGCAAGGACGCCCACGGAACGGAGGTGCTGCGCGTGTACTACTTGTGCATGCTCTTCGGCTTCCAGGGCCGCTACCGCATCCGCGGAGGCGAGCTGGAGCTGCTCACGCTCATCGACACGGTGCAGAAGGAGCTCGAGCGCGCCAGCCCTTTCGACTTCGACACCCTGGCGCCGCATGGGGAGCGGCCCTCGGAGAGCCTGTCCTCGGTCAAGCAGCGGGCCTCGTTGCTGAACATGTCCCTGGCCTCGGTGGGACTCGCGCTGCTCGTCTACGGAGGCTTCCTGCTCAGCCTGGATCGCATCGCCGCCTCGGAGCTTCGCGAGATTGAACGGCACGTCGACGCCCTCACCCAGGTGAAGTCCCCCAGCGAGGAGAAGCCATGA
- the tssK gene encoding type VI secretion system baseplate subunit TssK, whose translation MKPPQRVVWSEGMFMSPHHLQQQDLYHENVLEARLGALLPHPWGVAEQEFDMEALRAGQVQLLRFSGILPDGLPIAFMRGEDEAPPARIVEGHFPVSEHTLGVYLGIPKERNGVESYGVSGQVGASPRFTPKNRPIGDLHAATSVMPVAFAQRNLRLLFANEHRDDFDALKIAELSRDKSGNLVLVATYVPPCLRLDASPYLLNELRLLLRLIISKQRTLSSRRRHRNEAALEFTASDVTLFLELNALNGVIPFLQHALEAGNVTPRELYLALSRCAGQLCTFTPDADPSTLPSFQYTHLRTTFEALFQRLNELLRAVALEQCLSVSLELGADRIFRGALSDERLERCGQFFLTVRSELPEAQVAAQLPKLVKVACASEIRDIVHAASPGVPLKVTYRPPPEIPVQPGTSYFALAVQDTCWKSAMRERNVALYLPHPFDISRTSIELLAVPANGQ comes from the coding sequence ATGAAGCCCCCGCAGCGAGTGGTGTGGTCGGAAGGGATGTTCATGAGCCCCCACCACCTGCAGCAACAGGACCTGTACCACGAGAACGTGCTGGAGGCCCGGCTGGGCGCCTTGCTGCCCCACCCCTGGGGCGTGGCGGAGCAGGAATTCGACATGGAGGCGCTGCGCGCGGGCCAGGTCCAGCTGTTGCGCTTCTCCGGCATCCTCCCGGATGGCCTGCCCATCGCCTTCATGCGGGGAGAGGACGAAGCCCCTCCCGCGCGTATCGTGGAGGGGCACTTCCCCGTGTCCGAGCACACGTTGGGCGTCTACCTGGGGATTCCCAAGGAGCGCAACGGGGTGGAGAGCTATGGCGTCAGTGGGCAGGTGGGCGCCAGCCCTCGTTTCACGCCGAAGAACCGGCCCATCGGCGATCTGCACGCCGCCACCTCCGTGATGCCGGTGGCGTTCGCGCAGCGCAACCTGCGGCTGCTCTTCGCCAATGAGCATCGGGACGACTTCGACGCCCTCAAGATCGCCGAGCTGTCCCGGGACAAGTCCGGCAACCTGGTGCTCGTGGCGACCTATGTGCCGCCCTGCCTGCGCCTCGACGCCTCGCCCTACCTGCTCAACGAGCTACGGTTGTTGCTGCGCCTCATCATCAGCAAGCAGCGCACGCTCTCCTCGCGTCGTCGGCACCGCAACGAGGCGGCGCTCGAGTTCACCGCCTCGGACGTGACGCTGTTCCTGGAGCTCAACGCCCTCAACGGCGTCATCCCCTTCCTCCAGCACGCCCTGGAGGCCGGCAACGTGACGCCGCGTGAGCTGTACCTGGCGTTGAGCCGGTGCGCGGGTCAGCTGTGCACCTTCACGCCAGACGCGGACCCGTCCACGCTGCCCTCGTTCCAGTACACGCACCTGCGCACCACCTTCGAGGCGCTGTTCCAGCGGCTCAACGAGCTGCTGCGCGCCGTGGCCCTGGAGCAGTGCCTGTCCGTCTCGCTGGAACTGGGCGCGGACCGCATCTTCCGCGGGGCCTTGTCCGACGAACGGCTGGAGCGCTGTGGTCAGTTCTTCCTCACGGTGCGCAGCGAATTGCCCGAGGCCCAGGTGGCCGCGCAACTGCCCAAGCTCGTGAAGGTGGCGTGCGCCTCGGAGATCCGCGACATCGTGCACGCCGCCTCGCCCGGTGTGCCGCTCAAGGTCACCTACCGGCCTCCGCCGGAGATCCCCGTGCAGCCGGGCACGTCGTACTTCGCGCTCGCGGTGCAGGACACCTGCTGGAAGAGCGCGATGCGCGAGCGCAACGTAGCGCTCTACCTGCCGCACCCCTTCGACATCAGCCGCACCAGCATCGAGCTGCTCGCCGTGCCGGCCAACGGCCAGTGA
- the tssJ gene encoding type VI secretion system lipoprotein TssJ — MTARIVTGLFALLMGTGCAAKRLEPCDKPPPFHLTLEASDRVNPDRRGRSMPTLVQVLQLKDGLRAEQEGFRSLWNKPEAVLKDDLLQVSELTVAPGQSVERWISRDPKAHVVVVMGLFFQPSGWNWRTMTVLPSVPRNLCTDEQALGRAGQPRATDERLRFKLQGYQIEPLRTTSSAAGGLGSDGLDRGLTPPWSKT, encoded by the coding sequence GTGACCGCCCGGATCGTGACGGGGCTGTTCGCCCTGCTGATGGGGACAGGCTGCGCCGCGAAGCGGCTGGAGCCGTGCGACAAGCCCCCGCCCTTCCACCTGACGCTCGAGGCCTCGGATCGCGTCAATCCGGATCGCCGGGGCCGCTCCATGCCCACGCTCGTGCAGGTGCTCCAGCTCAAGGATGGCCTTCGCGCGGAGCAGGAGGGCTTTCGCAGCCTGTGGAACAAGCCCGAGGCGGTGCTCAAGGACGATCTGCTCCAGGTGTCGGAGCTCACCGTGGCCCCGGGCCAGTCCGTGGAGCGGTGGATCAGCCGGGACCCCAAGGCGCACGTGGTGGTGGTGATGGGCCTGTTCTTCCAGCCCTCGGGCTGGAACTGGCGGACGATGACGGTGTTGCCGTCCGTGCCGCGCAACCTCTGCACCGACGAGCAGGCCCTGGGCCGCGCGGGCCAACCCCGCGCCACGGACGAGCGGCTGCGCTTCAAGCTGCAGGGGTATCAGATCGAACCGCTGCGGACGACGTCCTCCGCCGCGGGGGGGTTGGGCTCGGACGGCCTGGACCGCGGCCTCACGCCGCCATGGAGCAAGACATGA
- a CDS encoding OmpA family protein, translated as MSRSTPGQVMSWLATLLTANVALAGAPAGSPGFALERLALNPGAAGSLLLGTGELLSQGELRLSTVWHYQHKPVLLASGNAHYQIIGNRLTTHLSAAYSPTTWLELSAQLPLVAFQRGQDAVAQGFAAPTPFGVSTPSLGARLGVLSQLRGHAMDLALGLSLGLPLGNASGLPPELGAHVTPQVMVGRRLGWFRLGLEAQALLRKRIDATPDAAIQQAAQGSELRLGAVAATLGQRLRWEVNVVGTSPLVDSAKSMEVLVGGRYLLNTSVELFAVGGVGLGASAGTPLYRVMVGSAFGGVSPTWMKGESSVNCSPGFKHTVDECPELDEDQDGIRNVVDKCPFESGILERGGCPFLDQDGDGIEDSRDGCPTEVGLVAYQGCPMPDGDQDGVADEVDSCPADYGPADNRGCPRRDKDGDGIEDDVDACPLQPGEAKFKGCPEEDRDGDGLANSLDSCPDMAGKTENHGCPDHEIPMVYLERDRFVLLGRVFFAPNQPKLEARSHAQLDWVARVIKEHPEFHHISVGAHSDNRGFAQTNLYMTQAQAQAVQWYLIERGVEPERLEARGYGDTRPIGDNNMVRGREQNRRVEFKIVQPD; from the coding sequence ATGAGCCGAAGCACGCCCGGACAGGTGATGTCGTGGCTGGCGACCCTGCTGACCGCGAATGTCGCGCTCGCCGGGGCGCCAGCCGGATCCCCCGGCTTCGCCCTGGAGCGCCTGGCGTTGAACCCCGGGGCCGCGGGCTCCTTGCTGCTCGGGACGGGCGAGCTGTTGTCCCAGGGCGAGCTGCGCCTGTCGACCGTGTGGCACTACCAGCACAAGCCGGTCCTCCTGGCCTCGGGCAACGCGCACTACCAGATCATCGGCAACCGGTTGACCACCCACCTGTCCGCCGCCTACTCACCGACGACCTGGCTCGAGCTGAGCGCCCAGTTGCCGCTGGTGGCCTTTCAGCGGGGCCAGGACGCGGTCGCGCAAGGCTTCGCGGCGCCTACCCCGTTCGGCGTGTCCACACCCTCGCTGGGGGCCCGCCTGGGCGTGCTGTCGCAGTTGCGTGGACACGCCATGGACCTGGCGCTCGGGCTGAGCCTGGGCCTTCCCCTGGGCAATGCCTCCGGCTTGCCTCCGGAGCTCGGGGCCCATGTCACGCCCCAGGTGATGGTGGGCCGGCGGCTGGGGTGGTTCCGTCTGGGGTTGGAGGCGCAAGCCCTGCTGCGCAAGCGCATCGACGCCACGCCCGATGCCGCCATCCAGCAGGCGGCGCAGGGCAGTGAGCTGCGCCTGGGCGCCGTGGCGGCCACGCTGGGCCAGCGGCTGCGCTGGGAGGTCAACGTGGTGGGGACCTCGCCCCTGGTGGACTCCGCGAAGTCCATGGAGGTGCTGGTGGGCGGCCGCTACCTGCTCAACACCTCCGTGGAGCTGTTCGCGGTGGGCGGAGTGGGCCTGGGCGCGAGCGCGGGAACCCCGTTGTACCGGGTGATGGTGGGCAGTGCCTTCGGGGGAGTGTCGCCCACGTGGATGAAGGGCGAGTCCTCCGTCAACTGCTCGCCTGGCTTCAAGCACACGGTGGACGAGTGCCCGGAGCTGGACGAGGACCAGGATGGAATCCGCAATGTCGTGGACAAGTGTCCCTTCGAGTCCGGAATCCTGGAGCGGGGTGGATGTCCCTTCCTGGATCAAGACGGAGACGGCATCGAGGACTCGCGCGACGGGTGCCCCACCGAGGTTGGACTGGTCGCCTATCAGGGTTGCCCCATGCCCGACGGGGATCAAGACGGGGTGGCGGACGAGGTGGACTCGTGTCCCGCGGATTACGGCCCTGCCGACAACCGTGGCTGTCCGAGGCGGGACAAGGATGGGGATGGGATCGAGGACGACGTGGACGCCTGTCCCCTTCAACCGGGTGAGGCCAAGTTCAAGGGTTGTCCCGAGGAAGACCGGGACGGCGATGGTCTCGCCAACAGTCTCGATAGCTGTCCGGACATGGCGGGCAAGACGGAGAACCATGGGTGCCCGGACCATGAAATCCCCATGGTTTATCTCGAACGGGATCGCTTCGTGCTGCTGGGCCGGGTTTTCTTCGCACCCAACCAGCCGAAGCTGGAGGCGCGCTCCCATGCCCAGCTGGACTGGGTCGCGCGGGTGATCAAGGAACACCCGGAGTTCCACCACATCTCGGTGGGCGCGCACTCGGACAACCGGGGATTCGCCCAGACGAACCTGTACATGACGCAGGCCCAGGCCCAAGCCGTGCAGTGGTACCTCATCGAGCGAGGCGTGGAACCCGAGCGGCTGGAAGCCCGGGGTTACGGGGACACGCGACCCATCGGTGACAACAACATGGTCAGGGGGCGCGAACAGAACCGCCGCGTGGAGTTCAAGATCGTCCAGCCTGACTAG
- a CDS encoding OmpA family protein: MADEEEVSRLSSEEDRDADGLANHFDSCPDMAGKKRNHGCPDHEIPMVILHRTHFELLGRVFFVPHQPALHSRAHAQLDWVARVIKEHPEFRRISVEAHSDSRGSPEANLLLTQAQAQAVLQYLVERGVEPEQLEALGYGDTRPVADNGTVKGREHNRRVEFKIVWPD; encoded by the coding sequence GTGGCGGACGAAGAAGAAGTTTCGCGCCTGAGCTCCGAAGAAGACCGGGACGCGGATGGCCTCGCGAATCATTTCGACAGTTGCCCGGACATGGCGGGGAAGAAGCGGAACCATGGATGCCCGGACCATGAAATCCCGATGGTCATCCTCCACCGGACCCACTTCGAGCTGCTGGGCCGGGTCTTCTTCGTACCCCATCAACCAGCGCTGCATTCCCGCGCCCATGCCCAGCTGGATTGGGTGGCACGGGTGATCAAGGAACACCCGGAATTCCGCCGCATCTCTGTGGAAGCGCATTCAGACAGCCGCGGTTCGCCCGAGGCCAACCTGCTCCTGACGCAAGCCCAGGCCCAAGCGGTGCTGCAATACCTTGTCGAGCGGGGAGTGGAACCCGAGCAGTTGGAAGCCCTGGGTTACGGGGACACACGACCCGTCGCCGACAACGGTACGGTCAAGGGACGCGAGCATAACCGCCGCGTGGAGTTCAAGATCGTCTGGCCGGATTGA
- a CDS encoding DUF3616 domain-containing protein has protein sequence MLALTLLLSAALGATPVEPAAPPDPARPLVTFEGTCDASGAVELSDGRFLVGDDENNVLRVYDSRQGGGPVRTFDLSPALGLPPGKKQQSPETDIEAATAIPPLAFWLTSHGRRSSGQADANRLRFFATRQAADGQALQLEGKPYTRLLDDLLAAPQLQTYGLAEAVGRAPKQEGGFNLEGMTVMADGKSFLIGFRNPRPAGKALAVSLLNPVEMVNGEPAQLGPVVLLDLGGQGIRSMTRWRGRYLIIGGSPSGNDGSRLFVWDGTAEKPTPVEGADFTGLNPEAFVSYENEDKILVLSDDGTHKIDGVECKRLKDPTRKRFRGVWVSPIDNAPRTATETNSADTSQP, from the coding sequence ATGCTCGCGCTCACCCTGCTCCTGTCCGCGGCCCTGGGCGCCACGCCCGTGGAACCCGCCGCACCGCCCGACCCCGCCCGGCCGCTCGTCACCTTCGAGGGAACCTGTGATGCCTCGGGCGCCGTGGAGCTGAGCGACGGCCGCTTCCTCGTGGGGGATGACGAGAACAACGTCCTGCGCGTCTACGACAGCCGCCAGGGGGGCGGGCCCGTGCGGACCTTCGACCTCTCCCCCGCCCTGGGCCTGCCCCCGGGCAAGAAACAGCAGTCGCCCGAGACGGACATCGAGGCGGCCACCGCCATTCCGCCCCTGGCCTTCTGGCTGACATCCCATGGGCGCCGGAGCTCCGGGCAGGCGGATGCCAACCGGCTGCGCTTCTTCGCCACCCGCCAGGCGGCGGACGGCCAGGCGCTCCAACTCGAGGGCAAGCCGTACACGCGGCTGCTCGATGACCTGCTCGCCGCGCCGCAGTTGCAGACCTACGGACTGGCCGAGGCGGTCGGGCGGGCGCCCAAGCAGGAGGGCGGCTTCAACCTGGAGGGCATGACGGTGATGGCGGACGGCAAGTCCTTCCTGATTGGCTTTCGCAACCCACGCCCTGCGGGCAAGGCGCTCGCGGTGTCACTGCTCAACCCGGTGGAGATGGTGAACGGCGAGCCCGCCCAACTCGGGCCCGTGGTGCTGCTGGACCTGGGCGGCCAGGGCATCCGCTCGATGACGCGCTGGCGGGGCCGCTACCTCATCATCGGCGGCTCGCCGTCCGGCAATGACGGCTCACGCCTGTTCGTCTGGGACGGCACGGCCGAGAAACCCACGCCCGTGGAGGGCGCGGACTTCACCGGCCTCAATCCCGAGGCCTTCGTGTCCTACGAGAACGAGGACAAGATCCTCGTGCTGAGCGACGACGGCACGCACAAGATCGACGGAGTCGAGTGCAAGCGATTGAAAGACCCCACTCGGAAACGGTTCCGGGGCGTTTGGGTCTCCCCCATCGACAATGCGCCTCGGACCGCTACGGAAACGAACAGCGCCGACACGTCTCAACCTTGA
- the xdhC gene encoding xanthine dehydrogenase accessory protein XdhC, translated as MNLYAEIATLVAEGRPFVLATVIESAGSTPQKPGSKMVVLEDGSLRGTVGGGAIEFQIIEAARALLRSPERTRTLETHLTHELGMCCGGRMKVFLEKQEAPARLTLYGAGHVSQEVAALAHRVGFRVTVVDARAAWASHERFPGCEVRVEDPADHARACQPDGHDFFCITTHDHPLDQAVLEALLPKPGAYLGVIGSERKAARFRMRLEAAGFSAEALARVRSPMGVTIGGLTPQEIAVSIVAELIQVRRGA; from the coding sequence ATGAATTTGTACGCGGAGATCGCCACCCTCGTCGCCGAAGGCCGCCCCTTCGTGCTCGCCACCGTCATCGAGAGCGCGGGCAGTACGCCCCAGAAGCCCGGCTCGAAGATGGTCGTGCTCGAGGACGGCTCGCTGCGTGGCACCGTGGGCGGGGGCGCCATCGAGTTCCAGATCATCGAGGCCGCGCGTGCCCTGTTGCGCTCGCCCGAGCGCACGCGCACCTTGGAGACGCACCTCACCCACGAGCTGGGCATGTGCTGCGGCGGCCGGATGAAGGTCTTCCTGGAGAAGCAGGAGGCCCCCGCGCGGCTCACGCTCTATGGGGCGGGGCACGTCTCCCAGGAGGTGGCCGCGCTGGCACACCGGGTGGGGTTTCGCGTCACGGTGGTGGATGCGCGCGCGGCGTGGGCCTCGCACGAGCGCTTCCCGGGCTGCGAGGTCCGCGTGGAGGATCCCGCCGACCATGCACGCGCCTGTCAGCCGGACGGGCACGACTTCTTCTGCATCACCACGCACGATCACCCGCTCGACCAGGCCGTGCTGGAGGCGCTCCTGCCCAAGCCGGGGGCCTACCTGGGGGTCATCGGCAGCGAGCGCAAGGCGGCCCGCTTCCGCATGCGGCTGGAGGCGGCGGGATTCAGCGCGGAGGCCCTGGCGCGGGTCCGCTCGCCCATGGGCGTGACCATCGGAGGCCTCACGCCCCAGGAGATCGCCGTGTCCATCGTGGCCGAGCTCATCCAGGTGCGCCGGGGCGCGTGA